The Methylomarinum sp. Ch1-1 genome contains the following window.
ATCGTCCAGGATCTGTTTCTGAACGAAACGGCTCAGTTCGCCCATGTCTTCCTGCCAGGCTCGTCCTTCCTGGAGAAAAACGGTACGTTCACCAATGCCGAACGTCGTATCTCGCCGGTACGGAAAGTCATGACACCGTTGGGCGGCAAGGAAGATTGGCAGGTCACGCAAGACCTGGCCAATGCCCTCGGCTTCCCGATGAATTACACTCATCCATCGGAAATCATGGATGAAATCGCCCAGTTGACGCCACAATTCGCCGGCGTCAGTTACGAAAAAATCGAGCGCATGGGCAGCATTCAATGGCCGTGCAACGACGAATCTCCAGAGGGCACGCCGACCATGCATGCCGATGAATTCGTGCGCGGCAAAGGTCGCTTCATGCTGACCCAATATATTCCAACCGATGAACGCAGCAGTCGCAAGTTCCCACTGTTGCTGACTACCGGACGGATATTGTCGCAGTACAATGTCGGCGCGCAAACACGCCGTACCGACAATGTGGTTTGGCACCAGGAGGATCGCCTGGAAATCCATCCTCATGACGCCGAACAATTGGGTATCGCCGACGGCGACTGGGTGGGCGTCAAGAGCCGCTCCGGGGAAACGGTGTTGCGGGCCTTGATCACCGATCGGGTGCAACCGGGCGTCGTCTATACGACCTTCCATTTCCCGCATTCGGGCGCCAACGTCATTACCACCGACAATTCCGACTGGGCGACCAACTGCCCGGAATACAAGGTGACCGCGGTGCATGTGGCCAAGGTCAGTCATCCATCGGAATGGCAGGAGCAATACCGTAGTTTCAGCGAGGAGCAGCAAGCCTTGTTGGATAACCGTATTGCCACTCACGAACACGAGTAAAATCGGGCGACACGATGGACAACATCGCAGCCGAGTTAGGTTGGTCCAGTTACAGCCAAGGAATGGTCGACAGTTGGCATGGTTCCAACCATGCCCGCAAGGAAGATTATGTCGCCGAGGAAGTGCCGATCGTGCTGGTCTACAACAACCAGCCGCATGTCGTGATGCTGACGACGCCGCTGGATCTGGAGGATTTCGCCCTCGGTTTTAGTTTGACCGAGGGGATTATCCGCCATCGTTCCGAATTGCACTCGGTTCGGGTCGTGCAACGAGCCAAAGGTATCGAAGTCAGAATGCGGATACCGGAGCAACGATTCAGTTGCATCCTCGACAAAGGCCGTAACATGACCGGTCGGACCGGTTGCGGCTTGTGCGGCGCGACTACGCTGGAACAAGCCATCAGGCAACCGCCTCCAGTTGGCCGCGGTCCCGTGGTGGACGCTGAACAAATGATGTCCGCGCTGGGCGCAATGCGGGATAAGCAGTCTCTGAACCAGCTCACCGGTTCGGTTCATGCGACGGCCTGGCTGGCGCTGGACCAGGGCATCACGATGATTCGCGAGGATATCGGCCGCCATAATGCCTTGGATAAGCTGATCGGCGCATTGACCAAAAGCGAAGCCGATTTCGATCGCGGTTGCCTGCTGATCACCAGTCGCGCCAGTTATGAGATGGTGCAAAAGGCTGCCAGCGTCGGCATTACCGTGATGGCGGCGATTTCGGCGCCGACCGCGCTGGCGATTAAATTGGCGAGGGAATGCGGCTTAACTCTAGTCGGTTATGCCCGTAACGATAACCATGTTATCTACACCCATCCGCATCGTATTCAACATTATCAGACTATCGCTTCATAAAAACTCTATGGACAAACTAAACCTGGTCAAAATGGCCAACAATATCGGTGCTTATTTTCAATCGGAACCAGACAGAGAAGTAGCCATAACCGGCATCGAGCAACATATCAGAAAATTCTGGGAACCGCGCATGAGAACCCAGATTATCGACTATCTGAAAGAGGACGGTTCCGAATTGATGGATATTGTCGCCGAAGCGGTGCGTAATTTATCGGTACAAAAATAGCTTTTAACGTTGAGCGGCGGCGTTTGTGTCTATTCGCGCCGTCAATGTTCAAGAATTCGAAGGATGCATTGAGCAACGTCACACTTACCGTATGGCGGCAAAATTGAAATCCTTCGCCGCTAGACCGGCTGCTTCCGTTCCCTGATTAGCGGCGGATCAACAACGGCATCGCGCTGTTCGCTAATATGATGACTGCCATGAATCCGTTGGAACATAGACATCGTAATGCTCACCCCGATGACGACGGCCTATTCACCGGGCCAAGCCTACTACGTTTGCAGGCGGCCGTCGACGAGCTTTGCTGGCTGTTCAATCGCGGTTACGCCAGGCATTCGGCGATTAAGTTGGTCGGCGATCATCATCAACTGGTAAAACGTCAACGCCTGGCCATCGGCAGAGCCGCTTGTTCCGATGACAGCAAAAATGCCAGACTCGCCAAGTGCGTCGAGCTGAACGACATCAAAGGCCAGCCGCTGCTGATCGATGGCTTCAATCTGATCATCACGTTGGAAGCGGCCATCGCCGGCGCCGTGTTGCTGCGTTGTCGCGACCACTGCATCCGCGACCTGGCCAGCGTACACGGCACCTACCATCAGGTCGGGGAAACCGAAACTGCGATAACGCTGATCGGCCGAACGCTGGCCGAATTCCAACCGCGCAGCGTCCATTGGTTGTTTGACAAGCCGATCTCGAACAGCGGTAGATTGGCGAATTTGGTTCGCCGCGTCGGCGAAAAAAATGACTGGAATTGGCAGGCGGAATTGCTCGTCAATCCGGACCGGGCGCTTGCGGCCAGCGCCAAGGTCGCCGTCACCTCCGATTCGGCGATACTCGATGCCGTCGATCATTGGCTGAACCTGTCCGCTTATCTGCTGGAACGGCATTTTCAACATGCATGGCTTATCGACTTGTCTTGACAGTAGGCGGCTCGTCCGGAGGTTATTACCATGCTCTGCCTGCTGATCATGCTGATTAACGGCTGCGCCCAGCAAAAGCCGCTGAATGCCCGCTATCCGCTATGGGGCCGCCCAATCAATCTGCCCGCGACCGACGGCCAAACCCGGCATTTGCAAATATTGGAGCCTAAGGACAGCGAGGCCTGCATCCTGATCGTGCACGGCATGAACGAATACATCGGACGTTACGGCGAAATCGCCGCTTATTTCGCCGACCGTTATACCGTCGCCGGCCTGGACCTGAGCGCGCACGGCCTCAGCAATCCCGTCATTGCCCGCGCCGATGAAAACATCAAGGCCGGCAATGGCAAGCAGGATATCAGCGAGGCGTTTCTGGAACAGTCCCGCATCCGCGATCTGCAGCCGATGCGGCAAGACTTTGAACGAGCCCTGAGCTATCTGCAGCATCATTGTCACCGACGATCAGCCGATCAAGCGATGCCGGTTTTCATCCTGTCGCACAGCCTGGGCTCACTGGTCGCCGCCTCCTGGCTGTTGCAAACCGAGGACAGCGAACTGAAACACAGCATCGCCGGCATGATCTTCAGCGGCCCGGCCTTCTCGGTCACCGAGGTTCCCGGCTGGCGCGGTTGGCTGCAGACCCCGTTGGTTCGTTTCACCTACCATACGCACGAACACTTCCTCAATCCGCACGATGAAGCCTTGCCGTTACTGTTGTTCAACCAGTTGTTGGCCCTCGTCACGGTGCCGATCCAGGACGGCCTGATCGAGTTGCTGTCATTGCCGGGCATGAGGCAACTGTTTTCACCGTCTACTCCAGACTGGGTCGTCGATTACCTGAGCGACTGGGAAGCGGAGCGCCGCCGTCATAACGCCGACCCCTTCATCATCCGCCGTTCCGTATTACGCTATGTGCTGGCGGTGGAAAAGGAAGTGATTCGATTCAGGCGGCGGATGGCGGAATTCAACACGCCCTATCTGCTCATATATTCCGAGCATGACCCGATCACCCCGGCCTGGGGCAATGAAGATTTCGTCGCTGCCAGCCGACAAAATCATCGCGATAATGACGTGATGATGCTGGCCGGCGCCCATCATCATGAACAGCTGTTTTCGGAACCGGCCTTACGCCGACAGGTGCTGGAAAAAATAGCTTCCTGGTTACTGCTGAGAACGGCCGAACATTGATGTCGGCCTGTAGGCTAACTCCGCTTTATTGAAATGACTCCGACGCTTGCTTGTACGATATAGAATACTGTACACTTTTCAAAATACAAGCAACTGTTTCCGTGTCATGACTCAAAAATCCCCTTCCCAACGCGGCGGCGCACGACCGGGCGCGGGCCGCAAAAAAGGCTCCTCGGCCTATGGCGAAAGCACCCGGGCGATACGCATCCCGGAGAGCATGATTCCGAAGGTGAAAACCCTGCTAGCGAGGCGCAAACAACATTTAGGCCAACTCAATGCGGCGACCTCATTACCGGCGGAGCCACTCAGCAGTGTCAGCATTCCGTTGTTTACCGGCAAGGTCGCAGCCGGTTTTCCGTCCCCGGCCGACGATTATGTCGAAAAAACCTTGGACTTGAATGAGCTGCTGATCCAAAAACCGGCCGCAACCTTTTTCGTTCGCGCCGAGGGGGAGTCGATGCTGGGCGCCGGCATACACCCGAATGATATTCTGGTCGTCGATCGCTCCATCGAACCGGCGGTCGGCAAGATCGTTATCTGTGCCTTGAATGGCGAGTTGACGGTCAAACGCCTAAAGAGCCTGGGCCGCAACATGGTGTTGGCCGCAGAGAATCCGGATTATGCCGATATCGTCGTCGATGAAGAGGTCGATTTGGTAGTCTGGGGCGTCGTGACCAATGTGATTCACAAGCTCTGATGACGCCGCCGATCCGCCTCGCCCTGGTTGACTGCAATAACTTCTATGTCAGTTGCGAACGGCTGTTCCGTCCCGACCTGAGGGACAAGCCGGTCGCCGTGCTCAGCAATAACGACGGCTGCATCGTGGCTCGCAGCCAAGAAGTCAAGGCGCTGGGCATCAAGATGGGGGCGCCCGTTCATCAGGTGCGGCCATTGATCAGGCGGCACCGCATCGAGCTGTTTTCGTCCAATTACGCGTTGTATGCCGATCTTTCGAACAGGGTCATGCAATGCCTGGAGTCGTTCACGCCGCGGATTGAAGTCTATTCCATCGACGAGTCTTTTCTTGACCTGAGCGGCATCGGGGATCGCGACATAGAGGCCTACGGACGAGGGATCAAGCAAACGGTTTACCGGGTCACCGGCATCCCGGTTTGTGTCGGTATAGGTCCGACCAAGACGCTGGCCAAGCTGGCCAACTATGCGGCCAAGAAATGGCGCAAAACCGGCGGCGCGCTCGATTTATCCTGTCCCGTCAGGCGCGAGAAACTGATGCGCCTAGTGCCGGTCAACGAAGTGTGGGGCATCGGGCCCAGCACGGCGCAACGGCTACGGCAAATGGGCATCGAATCGGTATATGACTTGGCGCAGCAGCCTGTCGAAAGCCTGCACGGTCAGTTTAACATCGTGCTGGCGAGAACGGTGATGGAACTGAATGGCCAGGCCTGTTTGACGCTGGATGAAATCGCGCCGGACAAACAGCAAATCGTTTGTTCACGCAGCTTTAAACGCCGGCTGACGGACTATCACGAGCTGGCCGAGGCGCTGAGTCATTTTTGCAGCCGAGCCGCGGAAAAGTTGCGCCGGCAAGGCTCGGTCGCCGGCTCCATCACCGTCTTCCTCCGCACCAACCCGTTCAACCCCGAAGAACCGCAATATCAGCGCTCACTCTATGCGATGCTGGGGCAGAGCACCCAGGATACGCGCAAGATTATCGAGACGGCCAAACGTCTGTTGAAAGAAGGTTACAGGCCCGGCTACCGTTATCAAAAATGCGGGGTGCAGCTGGGCCACATCAAAGCGGAGACGCCCCTTCGGCAGCTGGATTTGTTTGCAATGAGCGACCCGGAGCAAGATGAATACGGCAAAAGCCGCATGTTAATGGCGGCGATGGACCAGATCAACAAGCGTTTTCACCAGGGCATTGCCGTCAGCACGGCCGGCCTCGATCAGCACTGGCAAACTCGGGTCGAACGACGCTCCTGCCGTTATACGACAAACTGGGACGAGCTGGCCGTGGCGCAATGCCGATGACGGCATGCGAGCTATCCGGTAAAAAGCAGAGCAAGGTTTCAGGTTATCGACCTATAATGACGTATGGCAAAATATTCCGTCGCCTTATTCATCTTTCGCCGAGATTTGCGTCTTGTCGACAATAGCGCCCTCAATCAGGCCTTGAAGCAGGCGCGCATCGTGATTCCTTGTTTTATTTTCGATCCGGCGCAAATCGAAAGTCATCCCTACCAAAGCGCTCCCGGCCTGCAATTCATGTTGCAGAGTCTTGAAGACCTGCAGCGTCAATTCGCTCACATCGGCGCCCGGTTAAATCTATGTTACGGTTCGCCCGAAAAGGTCATCGGTCAGCTGTGCGCGTTGGAAAAGCTGGAAGCGGTATTCGTCAATCGCGATTACACGCCTTTCAGCATCGACCGGGACAAGCGTATGCAGCAGCGCTGCCGCGAATTGAACGTCGACTTTCATAGCTTCAACGACGCCTTGCTGACCGAACCGGAACAAATCGGCAAGTCCGGCGGCGGTCCCTATCAGGTTTTCACGCCGTTTTACAATACGGCGCGGCACGCCCCGGTTCCGCTCCCGCAAGCGCTGACCGCGACAAATTTCCATCCCGGCCTCGGCGAGGCCCGGCAATATGATCCCAAGCCGTTGCGGGACCGGCGCTTAAACGCCGCGATCCAGCCGGGCGGACGCGATGCCGCCTTGAATATCCTCGATCGGCTGGCGCGTTTTAGCGACTACCCGCAACAACGGGATATTCCCGCGTTGGCCGGGACCAGCCGTCTCTCCGCTCATTTAAAATTCGGCGACTGTTCGGTGCGGGAAGTTTTGCACGCCGTGCAAACGCAGCTGGGTCCCGAACATGCCCTGATCAGGCAATTGTATTGGCGCGACTTTTTTACCCATATCGGCTTCCATTTTCCGCGGGTATTCGGCCATGCCTTCCGGCAAAAATACGACGCCATCGTCTGGCCCAATAAACACGAAGACTTCCAGGCCTGGTGCGAAGGGCGCACGGGTTTCCCGATCGTCGACGCCGGCATGCGCGAATTGAAGCAGACCGGCTATATGCACAACAGGGTAAGGATGATCACTGCCTCCTTTTTGGTCAAGGATTTACATATCGATTGGCGTTGGGGGGAGCGCCACTTCGCCCGGCATCTGGTCGATTACGACCCTTGCGTCAACAACGGCAATTGGCAATGGGCCGCCTCTACCGGCTGCGATGCGCAACCTTATTTCAGGATCTTCAACCCCTG
Protein-coding sequences here:
- a CDS encoding Y-family DNA polymerase; the encoded protein is MTPPIRLALVDCNNFYVSCERLFRPDLRDKPVAVLSNNDGCIVARSQEVKALGIKMGAPVHQVRPLIRRHRIELFSSNYALYADLSNRVMQCLESFTPRIEVYSIDESFLDLSGIGDRDIEAYGRGIKQTVYRVTGIPVCVGIGPTKTLAKLANYAAKKWRKTGGALDLSCPVRREKLMRLVPVNEVWGIGPSTAQRLRQMGIESVYDLAQQPVESLHGQFNIVLARTVMELNGQACLTLDEIAPDKQQIVCSRSFKRRLTDYHELAEALSHFCSRAAEKLRRQGSVAGSITVFLRTNPFNPEEPQYQRSLYAMLGQSTQDTRKIIETAKRLLKEGYRPGYRYQKCGVQLGHIKAETPLRQLDLFAMSDPEQDEYGKSRMLMAAMDQINKRFHQGIAVSTAGLDQHWQTRVERRSCRYTTNWDELAVAQCR
- a CDS encoding alpha/beta fold hydrolase; translation: MLCLLIMLINGCAQQKPLNARYPLWGRPINLPATDGQTRHLQILEPKDSEACILIVHGMNEYIGRYGEIAAYFADRYTVAGLDLSAHGLSNPVIARADENIKAGNGKQDISEAFLEQSRIRDLQPMRQDFERALSYLQHHCHRRSADQAMPVFILSHSLGSLVAASWLLQTEDSELKHSIAGMIFSGPAFSVTEVPGWRGWLQTPLVRFTYHTHEHFLNPHDEALPLLLFNQLLALVTVPIQDGLIELLSLPGMRQLFSPSTPDWVVDYLSDWEAERRRHNADPFIIRRSVLRYVLAVEKEVIRFRRRMAEFNTPYLLIYSEHDPITPAWGNEDFVAASRQNHRDNDVMMLAGAHHHEQLFSEPALRRQVLEKIASWLLLRTAEH
- the fdhD gene encoding formate dehydrogenase accessory sulfurtransferase FdhD codes for the protein MDNIAAELGWSSYSQGMVDSWHGSNHARKEDYVAEEVPIVLVYNNQPHVVMLTTPLDLEDFALGFSLTEGIIRHRSELHSVRVVQRAKGIEVRMRIPEQRFSCILDKGRNMTGRTGCGLCGATTLEQAIRQPPPVGRGPVVDAEQMMSALGAMRDKQSLNQLTGSVHATAWLALDQGITMIREDIGRHNALDKLIGALTKSEADFDRGCLLITSRASYEMVQKAASVGITVMAAISAPTALAIKLARECGLTLVGYARNDNHVIYTHPHRIQHYQTIAS
- a CDS encoding DUF434 domain-containing protein codes for the protein MNPLEHRHRNAHPDDDGLFTGPSLLRLQAAVDELCWLFNRGYARHSAIKLVGDHHQLVKRQRLAIGRAACSDDSKNARLAKCVELNDIKGQPLLIDGFNLIITLEAAIAGAVLLRCRDHCIRDLASVHGTYHQVGETETAITLIGRTLAEFQPRSVHWLFDKPISNSGRLANLVRRVGEKNDWNWQAELLVNPDRALAASAKVAVTSDSAILDAVDHWLNLSAYLLERHFQHAWLIDLS
- a CDS encoding LexA family protein, which encodes MTQKSPSQRGGARPGAGRKKGSSAYGESTRAIRIPESMIPKVKTLLARRKQHLGQLNAATSLPAEPLSSVSIPLFTGKVAAGFPSPADDYVEKTLDLNELLIQKPAATFFVRAEGESMLGAGIHPNDILVVDRSIEPAVGKIVICALNGELTVKRLKSLGRNMVLAAENPDYADIVVDEEVDLVVWGVVTNVIHKL
- a CDS encoding cryptochrome/photolyase family protein translates to MAKYSVALFIFRRDLRLVDNSALNQALKQARIVIPCFIFDPAQIESHPYQSAPGLQFMLQSLEDLQRQFAHIGARLNLCYGSPEKVIGQLCALEKLEAVFVNRDYTPFSIDRDKRMQQRCRELNVDFHSFNDALLTEPEQIGKSGGGPYQVFTPFYNTARHAPVPLPQALTATNFHPGLGEARQYDPKPLRDRRLNAAIQPGGRDAALNILDRLARFSDYPQQRDIPALAGTSRLSAHLKFGDCSVREVLHAVQTQLGPEHALIRQLYWRDFFTHIGFHFPRVFGHAFRQKYDAIVWPNKHEDFQAWCEGRTGFPIVDAGMRELKQTGYMHNRVRMITASFLVKDLHIDWRWGERHFARHLVDYDPCVNNGNWQWAASTGCDAQPYFRIFNPWRQQQKFDPQCRYIYRWLPELEKIPVEIIQRWDKKHGDGAYPKPIIDHKIASAYSKELFKNC
- a CDS encoding formate dehydrogenase subunit delta, producing MDKLNLVKMANNIGAYFQSEPDREVAITGIEQHIRKFWEPRMRTQIIDYLKEDGSELMDIVAEAVRNLSVQK